The Cucurbita pepo subsp. pepo cultivar mu-cu-16 chromosome LG08, ASM280686v2, whole genome shotgun sequence genome contains a region encoding:
- the LOC111800935 gene encoding heavy metal-associated isoprenylated plant protein 5-like isoform X1 → MGEQKVEAAAPKPEGEKKPAAAVAPAAVPAVVDGGAKKEDGGAITAIYKIDMHCEGCAKKIKRAVQHVKDVITVKTDCGTNKLTVIGKMDVLAVKEKLELKTKKKVELISPQPKKDGGAGEKKAEEKKPEQNKTPEEKPKESTVDLKIRLHCEGCIQKIRRIILKINGVQSVNLDGGKDLVTVKGTMDVKQLQPYLKDKLKRTVEIVVPPKKEEPAAEKKKEDPPAAAAVGGEKKKEEGGGEKKEKEGGGGEKKEKEAGGGEAKPTPPPAAAEGGVKSAEVVNKLAYYGGYPYEPLYYEAPMQYHSYSMEANPSYYNPNHGYIENRYDAVPIGDYYPQHMQQPHDQPQMFSNENPNACSVM, encoded by the exons atGGGCGAG CAGAAGGTGGAAGCAGCAGCCCCAAAACCAGAAGGTGAGAAGAAGCCGGCGGCTGCCGTAGCTCCGGCAGCCGTGCCGGCAGTCGTGGACGGCGGAGCGAAGAAAGAAGACGGTGGCGCAATCACCGCCATATACAAAATCGACATGCATTGCGAAGGGTGTGCTAAAAAGATCAAACGAGCTGTTCAACATGTCAAAG ATGTGATAACTGTGAAGACGGATTGTGGAACGAATAAGTTAACTGTTATAGGGAAAATGGACGTTTTAGCAGTTAAAGAGAAACTAGAGCTGAAAACCAAGAAGAAGGTGGAGCTTATCTCCCCTCAGCCGAAAAAGGACGGCGGCGCCGGCGAGAAGAAGGCGGAGGAAAAGAAGCCGGAACAGAACAAGACACCagaagaaaaaccaaaagag AGCACTGTGGATTTAAAGATCCGGCTGCATTGTGAAGGTTGCATTCAAAAAATCCGCAGAATCATCTTGAAAATCAACG GTGTTCAATCGGTGAATTTGGACGGCGGCAAGGATTTGGTCACCGTTAAGGGAACCATGGATGTGAAGCAGCTGCAGCCTTATCTTAAAGACAAGCTCAAAAGAACCGTGGAAATTGTTGTCCCTCCCAAAAAGGAGGAGCCCGCCgccgaaaagaaaaaggaggatCCTCCCGCCGCCGCAGCGGTTGGCGgcgaaaaaaagaaagaagaaggcggtggtgagaaaaaggaaaaagaaggcGGTGGGggtgaaaagaaagagaaggaagctGGAGGGGGCGAAGCGAAACCGACTCCACCACCCGCTGCCGCCGAGGGCGGCGTGAAATCGGCGGAGGTGGTGAACAAATTGGCATATTACGGTGGATATCCGTACGAACCACTGTACTACGAGGCGCCGATGCAGTACCATAGCTACTCAATGGAAGCTAACCCGAGTTACTACAACCCTAACCATGGTTACATAGAGAATAGATACGACGCCGTTCCGATAGGCGATTACTACCCTCAGCACATGCAGCAGCCGCACGATCAGCCGCAGATGTTCAGCAACGAGAATCCCAACGCCTGTTCCGTCATGTGA
- the LOC111800935 gene encoding heavy metal-associated isoprenylated plant protein 5-like isoform X2: protein MGEKVEAAAPKPEGEKKPAAAVAPAAVPAVVDGGAKKEDGGAITAIYKIDMHCEGCAKKIKRAVQHVKDVITVKTDCGTNKLTVIGKMDVLAVKEKLELKTKKKVELISPQPKKDGGAGEKKAEEKKPEQNKTPEEKPKESTVDLKIRLHCEGCIQKIRRIILKINGVQSVNLDGGKDLVTVKGTMDVKQLQPYLKDKLKRTVEIVVPPKKEEPAAEKKKEDPPAAAAVGGEKKKEEGGGEKKEKEGGGGEKKEKEAGGGEAKPTPPPAAAEGGVKSAEVVNKLAYYGGYPYEPLYYEAPMQYHSYSMEANPSYYNPNHGYIENRYDAVPIGDYYPQHMQQPHDQPQMFSNENPNACSVM, encoded by the exons atGGGCGAG AAGGTGGAAGCAGCAGCCCCAAAACCAGAAGGTGAGAAGAAGCCGGCGGCTGCCGTAGCTCCGGCAGCCGTGCCGGCAGTCGTGGACGGCGGAGCGAAGAAAGAAGACGGTGGCGCAATCACCGCCATATACAAAATCGACATGCATTGCGAAGGGTGTGCTAAAAAGATCAAACGAGCTGTTCAACATGTCAAAG ATGTGATAACTGTGAAGACGGATTGTGGAACGAATAAGTTAACTGTTATAGGGAAAATGGACGTTTTAGCAGTTAAAGAGAAACTAGAGCTGAAAACCAAGAAGAAGGTGGAGCTTATCTCCCCTCAGCCGAAAAAGGACGGCGGCGCCGGCGAGAAGAAGGCGGAGGAAAAGAAGCCGGAACAGAACAAGACACCagaagaaaaaccaaaagag AGCACTGTGGATTTAAAGATCCGGCTGCATTGTGAAGGTTGCATTCAAAAAATCCGCAGAATCATCTTGAAAATCAACG GTGTTCAATCGGTGAATTTGGACGGCGGCAAGGATTTGGTCACCGTTAAGGGAACCATGGATGTGAAGCAGCTGCAGCCTTATCTTAAAGACAAGCTCAAAAGAACCGTGGAAATTGTTGTCCCTCCCAAAAAGGAGGAGCCCGCCgccgaaaagaaaaaggaggatCCTCCCGCCGCCGCAGCGGTTGGCGgcgaaaaaaagaaagaagaaggcggtggtgagaaaaaggaaaaagaaggcGGTGGGggtgaaaagaaagagaaggaagctGGAGGGGGCGAAGCGAAACCGACTCCACCACCCGCTGCCGCCGAGGGCGGCGTGAAATCGGCGGAGGTGGTGAACAAATTGGCATATTACGGTGGATATCCGTACGAACCACTGTACTACGAGGCGCCGATGCAGTACCATAGCTACTCAATGGAAGCTAACCCGAGTTACTACAACCCTAACCATGGTTACATAGAGAATAGATACGACGCCGTTCCGATAGGCGATTACTACCCTCAGCACATGCAGCAGCCGCACGATCAGCCGCAGATGTTCAGCAACGAGAATCCCAACGCCTGTTCCGTCATGTGA